A genomic segment from Streptomyces sp. NBC_00654 encodes:
- a CDS encoding universal stress protein, with the protein MTSSATKAVQGDYEELVLAYDRSPYSDRALKYALHLAEHFGARLHIVHVISLADYPVDPDLDGSELQSVQEELDREHASVDELMEPFTGEWTYTNETGDPVARIDAVGDRYDACWTVIGSPSTGLAGVAHKLLTGSVSHRMVKYSHRPVLVVPG; encoded by the coding sequence ATGACCTCATCTGCGACGAAGGCCGTCCAAGGCGACTACGAAGAACTGGTTCTCGCCTACGACCGCTCTCCCTACAGCGACAGGGCACTGAAGTATGCCCTGCACCTGGCCGAACACTTCGGCGCGCGGTTGCACATCGTGCATGTGATTTCGCTGGCCGACTACCCCGTGGACCCGGACCTCGACGGCTCGGAACTGCAATCGGTCCAGGAGGAACTCGACAGGGAACACGCCTCGGTGGACGAACTCATGGAGCCCTTCACCGGCGAGTGGACATACACCAACGAGACCGGCGACCCGGTGGCCCGGATCGATGCGGTGGGCGACCGGTACGACGCCTGCTGGACCGTCATCGGGTCACCCAGCACCGGCCTGGCCGGAGTCGCACACAAGCTACTCACCGGCTCGGTCAGTCACCGGATGGTCAAGTACAGCCACCGACCGGTACTCGTCGTCCCTGGCTGA